The region ATCGGGCAGCACAGTTTGTCGAGGGAGCGGCAGGCGATGGCACCGCGACATTGCCGCCGGGTCTGGACCAGGCGCCGCAATTCGGCACGCCAATCTACCGGTTGCACGTGCTGCCGGCGGATGACGCAAACGGTGGCTACTCGGTCGAGGCAGCGCCGGCCGAAATCGGCCCAATGCGCGACGATGCGTGCGGCACCTTCACTCTGGATGCGACAGGGTTGCGGGGCAATAGAAGCGCTGCAAACGGTACAGCGCCGGCAAGCGGTGAGTGCTGGAATGCGCGCTAGGGAGCACTACCGGGAAACGAGCCGACCAGGGAATCAAAACGCAATGGCACGCCAATAGACCGTTCTTGGGCCGCGTTTCAGTACCCGCTATCAGCAGCCTCTTTCTTGTCGTCGGTCGACGTGGCGGATTCGCTCTTCATCTGCTTCCAGATTCGATACGCTTCCCAGCCGGCAAGCGCAAGGCTGCCCCATTTGAGCGCGGGTTTTGCACCCGCTGTAATAGTCGCGCGTAATGGCTTGGCCAACAGCAGCGAAGCGATCGAACTGATGAGCGGATACTGTTTGAGGAGTGCGCCGATGCTCGCTGCGTTGAGGAAGCTCGTATTCGATCCGCGACCCACGCGCATGCCACCGAAGCCCGGCAAAATGAATTTGAGCCAGCTGAAGTGGGTGACAGCCTTCCGCAATTCGATGGTCGCCTGCACGAGTTCCATGCGCTCGACATCCGCGCGCACCAGCAGCAATTCCTTGCGCAGCGCTCGCAGATGCGGCGCACTCAGATCTTTGGCCTGGTAGCGTTTGTTGCGAAATGCGGTATCGGAATGGCTTTGGCTCATGGCGTGTCGGCGGCAGTGGAAGTGGAGCGGTCAAACAGTGCTGCAAATCGCTCGATGTGTTTGCGAAGTGTCTCCAAAGGCGCAGGGCGTTTGAGGTATGCCCATGAGCCCATTACGCCTGCCATATCACGGTTTGCGGAACACGTCGCGGTCTTTTTCGAACTCGGCAAGGGTGGCTTCGAACACCATCGGGGCATTGCGCAAACCGCTGCGCGCTTTCAGTGCACAGGCTATTCCCGCAATGGCATAAACCGCCGTGATGCTGGCGAGCGCCTGCCACCGGTAGGTGTCCCAGAACGCGATGGCGATCAGGGCCGTCAATGCGATCAAGGCCATTGTCGCGAGCATCATGGCGGCGAGGCCGAGGAACAGCACGCCGATCAGACGATCTTTTTCTTCGGCGAGTTCGATGCCGACCAGTTCAAGCCGCGTTTGCAAAATGGCAAACACGGATCCGATGATACGGCGCAACGGACTATGTTCGCCGTGCTGCGATGGTGTTTCGATCGTCATGGCTATGGGCGTTGCGCGTGGTGGCCTAACGGGCGCGTGAAAACGAGCGCGCCAAGAAAAGCGGACCGGCCAGGCGTGCGCCGGTCAACTTGATTCGCTGGTGCGCCGGAGGCGATTCGCCCCGGCAGCCTCACCAGTGTCAGCAGTGTCGGCAGTGTTACTTGCGGTTGATCAACAGCCCCAGCAGTACGCCGGCACCCGCGGCGATGCCGATGGATGCCCACGGATGCTCATGCACGTAATCGTCGGTGGCGCGTGCGGCCTTCTTACCTTTCTCGACCACCACGACCTGCACGTCAGCCGCCTTTTCCTTAGCCTGCTTCAGGCGCGTAAGCGCCGTTTCACGCAGTTCCGAAGCGCGCTCGCCGGTGGCGCTCGCGGCCTGTTTCAGCAAATCTTCAGCGTCCGCGAGGACGGTTTTGATATCCGACATCAATCTCTCCTTGTTGACTTCCGACATTGACAGCTCCCTTTCGTCTCACGCCACGCGTGAATCGTAACCAAAGAAACGACCGCTGGCGAGCGTGGCGCCAGATTCACGAAAACGAACGCATGAACCGTTCCCGGTTGAAGCAAAGCCTTAAAAAGTCCACCTTTGCGGCACCGTGCAGCAAAGTTTGCCTAAGATGGAGTTGATCTGTCCCGCAAAGTTTCCACTAAATCGGTGAAAATTACAAAAACGCATAAAGTAGTGATGCGATGTTGGTTCGTTGTGTACCTTCACTCCCGTATGCTGTACTTTTGCCTGGCGCGCTTTAGCGCGGCGTCGCGGGCGAATGCTCGCGCGGAATGTCCGAATACAAACAAGGAGCTGCCTTATGAGTCTACGTCTTGGCGATATCGCACCGGATTTCGAACAGGAGTCGAGTGTCGGCCGCATCAGGTTCCACGAATGGCTGGGTGATAGTTGGGGCGTGCTGTTCTCGCACCCCGCTGATTTCACGCCGGTCTGCACGACCGAGCTGGGCTTGACGGCGAAGCTGGCCGGCGAATTCGAGAAGCGCCATGTGAAGACGATTGCGTTGTCGGTCGACAGCACCGAGTCGCACAAGGAATGGATCAAGGACATCAACGAGACGCAGGCCGCCAATGTCGGCTTCCCGATTCTCGCTGACGGCGATCGCAAGGTCTCCGAGCTGTACGACATGATCCACCCGAACGCCAATGAAACCCTCACGGTCAGGTCGCTGTTCGTGATCGATCCGAAGAAGAAGGTGCGTTTGATCATTACATACCCGGCCAGCACCGGGCGCAACTTCGATGAAGTGCTGCGCGTGATCGACTCGCTGCAACTCACCGATAACCACTCAGTCGCCACGCCCGGCAACTGGAAGCAGGGCGACGACGTCGTGATCGTGCCGTCGTTGAAGGATGAGGAAGTCATCAGGCAGAAATTCCCGAAGGGCTACAAGGCGCTGCGCCCGTACCTGCGCATGACGCCGCAGCCCAACAAGCAAGCGGCTGATGCGTGACGAAGCGCGCCGTTAGCTTCAGCGCGGCGCCGCAACGAAAAAAGGCCAGTTCAAAAGAACCGGCCTTTTTTCATTTCTACGTTATCTACTTTCCGATTTTCCATTCAGCGGCCAGAACGAAACGCCGCGATCAAGGCAATCAGCGCATCAGAAAAACGCCTGAATCCCCGTTTGCGCGCGCCCGAGGATCAGCGCGTGAATGTCGTGCGTCCCTTCGTACGTGTTCACGACTTCCAGATTGACCAGATGCCGTGCAATGCCGAATTCGTCGGAGATACCGTTGCCGCCGAGCATGTCGCGCGCGAGCCGTGCAATGTCCAATGCCTTGCCGCACGAATTGCGTTTCATGATCGACGTAATTTCGACGGCGGCAGTGCCTTCGTCTTTCATGCGGCCGAGGCGCAGCACGCCTTGCAGGCCGAGCGTGATTTCGGTTTGCATGTCGGCGAGCTTTTTCTGGATCAACTGGTTTGCGGCGAGCGGCCGGCCGAACTGCTTGCGATCCAGCACATATTGACGCGCGGTATGCCAGCATGCTTCAGCCGCGCCGAGCGCGCCCCACGCAATACCGTAACGCGCCGAGTTCAGGCACGTGAAGGGACCGCGCAAGCCGCTGACTTCGGGGAAGCGGTTCTCTTCCGGCACGAACACGTCGTCGAGCACGATTTCGCCGGTGATCGAAGCGCGCAAACCCACCTTGCTATGGATGGTCGGCGCCGACAGTCCCTTCCAGCCCTTCTCGAGAATGAAGCCGCGGATCGAATCCTTGCCGTCTTCCTCGAGCTTCGCCCA is a window of Paraburkholderia phytofirmans OLGA172 DNA encoding:
- a CDS encoding type IV pilin protein; this translates as MTRPQASAFTLLELMVALAIAATLVVFAVPSYRSHVARTHRIDAASALYRAAQFVEGAAGDGTATLPPGLDQAPQFGTPIYRLHVLPADDANGGYSVEAAPAEIGPMRDDACGTFTLDATGLRGNRSAANGTAPASGECWNAR
- a CDS encoding DUF883 family protein gives rise to the protein MSEVNKERLMSDIKTVLADAEDLLKQAASATGERASELRETALTRLKQAKEKAADVQVVVVEKGKKAARATDDYVHEHPWASIGIAAGAGVLLGLLINRK
- a CDS encoding acyl-CoA dehydrogenase produces the protein MAEAAQFHWEDPLLLDQQLTEDERMVRDAAAAYSQDKLQPRVLEAFRHEKTDIEIFREMGELGLLGPTIPEQYGGPGLNYVAYGLIAREVERVDSGYRSMMSVQSSLVMVPIYEFGSEAQKQKYLPKLVTGEWIGCFGLTEPNHGSDPGSMITRAKKVDGGYLLSGSKMWITNSPIADVFVVWAKLEEDGKDSIRGFILEKGWKGLSAPTIHSKVGLRASITGEIVLDDVFVPEENRFPEVSGLRGPFTCLNSARYGIAWGALGAAEACWHTARQYVLDRKQFGRPLAANQLIQKKLADMQTEITLGLQGVLRLGRMKDEGTAAVEITSIMKRNSCGKALDIARLARDMLGGNGISDEFGIARHLVNLEVVNTYEGTHDIHALILGRAQTGIQAFF
- a CDS encoding DUF3318 domain-containing protein produces the protein MSQSHSDTAFRNKRYQAKDLSAPHLRALRKELLLVRADVERMELVQATIELRKAVTHFSWLKFILPGFGGMRVGRGSNTSFLNAASIGALLKQYPLISSIASLLLAKPLRATITAGAKPALKWGSLALAGWEAYRIWKQMKSESATSTDDKKEAADSGY
- a CDS encoding peroxiredoxin, with the protein product MSLRLGDIAPDFEQESSVGRIRFHEWLGDSWGVLFSHPADFTPVCTTELGLTAKLAGEFEKRHVKTIALSVDSTESHKEWIKDINETQAANVGFPILADGDRKVSELYDMIHPNANETLTVRSLFVIDPKKKVRLIITYPASTGRNFDEVLRVIDSLQLTDNHSVATPGNWKQGDDVVIVPSLKDEEVIRQKFPKGYKALRPYLRMTPQPNKQAADA
- a CDS encoding phage holin family protein translates to MTIETPSQHGEHSPLRRIIGSVFAILQTRLELVGIELAEEKDRLIGVLFLGLAAMMLATMALIALTALIAIAFWDTYRWQALASITAVYAIAGIACALKARSGLRNAPMVFEATLAEFEKDRDVFRKP